A region of the Phaseolus vulgaris cultivar G19833 chromosome 11, P. vulgaris v2.0, whole genome shotgun sequence genome:
aatctattattattaatcaatCGTATACTTTTATattacttaatttattttaactactatattatttaaatatttattttacaatttcaGAATTATATTTCAATACCTTAAATTGGTAAcccttttaataatttttcgtattatattttatatctatttaaaaatatataatttttttatttattttaaagttgaatagaaatatttattttataaaatgccTTTAGctcaatttatattattgatttcTTCACATTTTTCAAAATACACCAAATAACCTTATTCCCAAGAGGATGAAAATAACTTTCCTCACATTATCTTTTATTACAACATCCgataaatgttttgttttcacacaaatatatatatatatatatatatatatatatatatatatatatatatatatatatataaagtaatgtGAAATAAACCACGAAAAAAAGGTGTAAAGTTGGTTTTGAATGTTATGCGATTACGGCGCAGCATCACTAACACGTGGATATTGTCGAAAAagatacaataaaaaaataatagttagaAAGTTTTGGAGTGGCATATTCAAAAATTGGAAAATTTATTTGACGAATTCCTCCTCTACATtccactaaatattaatattttaattatttttaatttaaaaaattattttaacatttacattttgtttatatttttattaaaaacatttttttattttttttattataaatattaagattTTGTTATAAATGTAAAGTAGAGTAAGACgttaaaatatcattaaaataataatattaaaagttgtaaatgtataaaaaataatgatttttaatatttgattataagaaaaagatatttttcatttcCACGGTGCTTgtaaaaacatataattaacTGTTTTCACATGATAGATTCTTGGAAACTTCTCTTCATAATTTTCACTTGTTGAACACATGATTCATGCATCACTTTtcctttgtttcttgcttcttctTTAAACGTTCAAAGCCACATTCAATGCATTATATAAGAATATCCACACCACTCACTTCTACATAACTACAATAACTCACTCTCACTCATTGCATCACCATAACCACCACCATGGTCCAACAGAAGAACCTCGTCGATGAAGTCTCGGGTTGGCTCAGACTCTACGACGACGGTTCGGTAGATCGAACATGGACCGGTCCGCCGGAGGTCAAATTCATGGCCGAACCGGTTCCTCCCCACCACGAATTCATCGACGGAGTTGCTGTTCGAGATACTGTCACGAACAACAATCTCCGTGCACGACTTTACTTGCCGGAGAAAGTCTCTAACGAGGAGAAGCTTCCCATTTTGCTTCACTTTCACGGCGGCGGGTTTTGCATCAGTGAACCGGATTGGTTCATGTACTATCAGTTTTACTCGCGACTTGCTCGGTTGGCTCGAGTCATCGTCGTGTCTTCTTTCCTCCGTCGCGCTCCAGAACATCGTCTTCCTGCTGCAATTGACGACGGCTTTTCTGCTCTTCTCTGGCTCCAGAGTGTAGCCGGAAGAGAAGCAGAAGAGGCGTGGCTTGAAAAACACGGTGATTTTGGTCGGGTTTTTCTGATCGGAGATAGCTCCGGTGCAAATACTGTGCATGAAGTGGCTGCTCGAGCTGGGAAGACTCAACTGAAGCTGGTGAATGTGGCTGGAGGAATCCCGATTCATCCGGGGTTCATGAGGTCGACACGGAGCAGGTCGGAGTTGGAGAAACCGCAATCTCCATTTTTGACATTGGACATGGTGGACAAGTTCATGAGCTTGGCATTGCCGTTGGGTTCTACGAAGGACCACCCCATTACGTGCCCCATGGGCGACGGCGCTCCGCCGCTTGGGGGGCTGAAACTGGCGCCGTTTCTGGTGTGCCTGGCGGAGATGGACTTGATGTTTGACACGCAGATGGAGTACTATGAAGCGATGCGGAAGGCGAAGAAGGATGTGGAGTTGTTTGTTAACAAAGGAGTGAGTCATAGTTTCTATCTCAACAAAATTGGTGTGGATATGGACCCAACTAGTGGTGCTCAAAGGGATGCTCTTATTGCTAGGATCAAACAGTTCATTGAGCACCACTAAATTAGTGATAACATGTTTAAGTTTGTGAGAAACATTGTGTGCAAAACAAAAGCACAAAAAGTTCATGCgagttatttttaatgaatGAAATAAGTAATATATAATGTGTTGTTTCTGTCAACTTTTGAGGGAAATCTCCGGTATCTTTGTGTCGGACACATGTATTAAACATCGATATTGGTATGATATTCGTAAAACACGTATTGGTGAAGTGtcgaattaaaaaaatatttattgaatttttaataattttaacacgattctaatataattttataaaggagaaatataatattttttaaaaactcaaacatattgtataattttttattatgattacaaAATAAGGATCAAATACTTTTGAATCAGTCATGAGAAACATCtttctgttaaaaaaaaattgaaacacacataattctttattgttaatttatataattcataattatataatatatagatttgtgtacccgtgtcttacattttaaagattatatgtATCTCTGTGTCCGTGTCCGTGTCATGTCAGTATTAGTGTTAGTGTCTATGCTAGATAGAGTTCTATGACTTTggtatatctatttttttttataataggaGTATAAGTTGTTGTGAAGAAAGACTTTTCTAGTGTGAGatcatgaaaaagaaaattaatatattgacaACTTACTCTAGTATACAACCTTCGATTgatgatataaaaaaagtattttcatcATTTATATAAAAACTGAAATTTTAGACAAAGAAATGAGGTGATAGCATGTTGCTAATATATCATTtgtctaatttaatttaatttatttattattgataaaaaaacctCTTACaacttaaactttttttattaaaataagaatctaatttatgaaataattttaaaattatgtaatatcATTTCACAATACAATTATTacaacaatatttttattttcaatatatttttttaccaataaaaagaagaaatatcCACCACACAATCACCACATGCAACACTGTAACTATTCTCTAATATCTACAATAATTGGTAGTAGATATCTTATTACAATtgtagaaactattttatacaGATTTCCCTTTGCTGAGAAAAGATACATGAATTGTGACATATTGAAACTTATAAGAAAGTCATTAAACACGGAAGAACTTAAATTTGACTTATAACATGTTAAGTGGGAaagtgaaaatgtaaaatatatttgtttactCATTTTAATGTGTCTAATTCACTTATTTTGATTTGTAGTGCAATAAACAATCTGAAAATTATGAGTGTGGCTACtatgttatgcagtggatgtCGACTATTGTGCAAGTTGAAATTGATAGAGGTTGGGATCAAGTGATACTTCAATACAAAAACACGTGTATAGATGAATTATTAGAATGATACATAGAAGTTTTTCATATATTTGTAGAACTTTTTGTAGAATGTTATATGCACTCTTTTATTGTATGTAtactttcatatttaaattatgatatacATGCATTATTATTAtggaaatttgatattttatacaaaattaaactatatataataataaaatattttaaaaaaatacatttgttTCGCATAATAACGTAAGTTTTTACACGTGTCATTAATGTGATTTTATATCGACGATTCTAAAACCGTTGTTATAAACAACTGATTTACAACGACACCGTAGAAACAACGGTTTCCGAGTTGTTTTTATATGACATTTTTAACTGTTgttaaaacactttttttagAGTGATGAGTGAAACaagattttaatattaaatgtaAACAATTAAAGTACTGTATATATGACACAACTTCACCATACATACCTACTATCCATAAAAcactaactcaatctcataatttttttttttttgccatTTTTTGTAATTACGAAATCAAATTACATCATTTTTGCGAAAAATTTGATTatctcaatttttttgttatgataTTCTAAAACACTTTGCAGAAAATGCCCtataaatcaatttatattattgtgttCTTCACATTTTTCATAGTACATGAAATAACCTTATTCCCAAGAGAATGAAAATAACTTTCCTCACCTTGTTTTTTATTACAACCTCCTTAGAAGAATCCGATAGATGTTTTTtcacacaaatatatataaaaaagtaatgTGAAATAAATCGTGAAAAAAAGGTATAAAGTTATTTTGACTTACAATTCTGCTGCGATTGCGATGCAGCAGCACTAACAGGTGGATATAGTTGACAAAGATACAGTAAAGTTTAACATGTTTAAATTTGTGAGAAACATAGTGTGCAAAACAAAAAGATCTTCATGTTTTCGGTATATCTGTTTTTTCgtgataaaaaaaagtcttacaacttaattttttttattaaattatgaatctaatttatgaaat
Encoded here:
- the LOC137830109 gene encoding carboxylesterase 15-like, which encodes MVQQKNLVDEVSGWLRLYDDGSVDRTWTGPPEVKFMAEPVPPHHEFIDGVAVRDTVTNNNLRARLYLPEKVSNEEKLPILLHFHGGGFCISEPDWFMYYQFYSRLARLARVIVVSSFLRRAPEHRLPAAIDDGFSALLWLQSVAGREAEEAWLEKHGDFGRVFLIGDSSGANTVHEVAARAGKTQLKLVNVAGGIPIHPGFMRSTRSRSELEKPQSPFLTLDMVDKFMSLALPLGSTKDHPITCPMGDGAPPLGGLKLAPFLVCLAEMDLMFDTQMEYYEAMRKAKKDVELFVNKGVSHSFYLNKIGVDMDPTSGAQRDALIARIKQFIEHH